Proteins from a single region of Orcinus orca chromosome 20, mOrcOrc1.1, whole genome shotgun sequence:
- the PRDM7 gene encoding histone-lysine N-methyltransferase PRDM7, giving the protein AKDAFKDISIYFSKEEWTEMGEWEKIRYRNVKKNYEALVTLGLRAPRPAFMCHRRQAIKAQVGDPEDSDEEWTPRQQVKPSWVAFRVEHSKHQKVMPPVPLSNESSLKKLPGAAQLQKASGPAQAQSPAPPPGAASTSAWRTRQKLERRAKQIEVKMYSLRERKGHVYQEVSEPQDDDYLYCEKCQNFFIDSCAAHGAPTFVKDSAVEKGHPNRSALTLPPGLSIRPSGIPEAGLGVWNEASDLPLGLHFGPYEGQITEDEEAANSGYSWLITKGRNCYEYVDGKDTSWANWMRYVNCARDEEEQNLVAFQYHRQIFYRTCRVVRPGCELLVWYGDEYSQELGIPWGSGWKSQLVAAGRETIYLTRSFLFQQTQSPRSIHVAPALWPSPVRKSSANMWNAVTRLRSSREHLQETASSQRIPAQAIKIGSSNILIHTAGVTNLNIKRSRKGPNLC; this is encoded by the exons GCCAAAGATGCTTTCAAAGACATTTCCATATACTTCTCCAAGGAAGAATGGACAGAGATGGGAGAATGGGAAAAAATCCGATACAGGAATGTGAAAAAGAACTATGAAGCACTGGTTACTCTAG GTCTCAGAGCCCCTCGGCCAGCTTTCATGTGTCACCGCAGGCAGGCCATCAAAGCCCAGGTGGGTGACCCTGAGGATTCTGATGAAGAATGGACTCCAAGGCAGCAAG TTAAACCTTCTTGGGTGGCCTTCAGAGTGGAGCACAGTAAACACCAGAAGGTAA TGCCCCCGGTGCCATTAAGTAATGAATCTAGTTTGAAGAAATTGCCAGGAGCAGCGCAACTGCAGAAGGCAAGTGGCCCTGCGCAGGCCCAGAGCCCAGCGCCCCCTCCCGGAGCAGCAAGCACCTCTGCATGGCGCACTAGACAAAAGCTGG AACGCAGAGCAAAGCAGATTGAAGTGAAGATGTATAGCCTACGAGAAAGAAAGGGCCACGTGTACCAAGAGGTCAGCGAGCCCCAGGATGACGACTACCTCT ATTGTGAGAAGTGTCAGAACTTCTTCATTGACAGCTGTGCTGCTCACGGGGCCCCTACATTTGTAAAGGACAGTGCAGTGGAGAAGGGGCATCCCAACCGCTCAGCCCTCACTCTGCCCCCTGGGTTAAGTATCAGGCCATCAGGCATCCCTGAGGCTGGGCTTGGAGTATGGAACGAGGCATCCGATCTGCCGTTGGGTCTGCACTTTGGCCCCTATGAGGGCCAGATCACAGAAGATGAAGAGGCCGCCAACAGTGGATACTCCTGGCTG ATCACCAAAGGGAGAAACTGCTACGAGTATGTGGATGGAAAGGACACGTCCTGGGCCAACTGGATGAG GTATGTGAACTGTGCCCGGGATGAGGAAGAGCAGAACCTGGTGGCCTTCCAGTATCACAGGCAGATCTTCTACCGAACCTGCCGGGTGGTCAGGCCGGGCTGTGAACTGCTGGTCTGGTACGGGGACGAGTACAGCCAGGAGCTCGGCATCCCGTGGGGCAGCGGGTGGAAGAGCCAGCTCGTGGCGGCGGGCAGAG AAACCATCTACCTGACCAGAAGCTTCCTCTTTCAGCAGACCCAAAGCCCAAGATCCATCCATGTGGCTCCTGCTCTCTGGCCTTCTCCAGTCAGAAAATCCTCAGCCAACATGTGGAATGCAGTCACCCGTCTCAGGTCCTCCCGAGAACATCTGCAAGAGACCGCGTCCAGCCAGAGGATCCCTGCCCAGGCTATCAAAATCGGCAGCAGCAATATTCTGATCCACACAGCTGGAGTAACAAACCTGAATATCAAGAGGTCAAGGAAAGGTCCAAACCTTTGCTGA
- the LOC105748534 gene encoding 60S ribosomal protein L39-like, which translates to MSSHKTFMIKRFLGQKPKENRPIPQWTQMKTGNKTRYSSRRRHWRRTKLGL; encoded by the coding sequence ATGTCTTCTCACAAGACTTTCATGATCAAGCGATTCCTGGGCCAGAAACCAAAGGAGAATCGTCCCATTCCCCAGTGGACTCAAATGAAAACTGGTAATAAAACCAGGTACAGCTCCAGGAGAAGACACTGGAGAAGAACCAAGCTGGGTCTATAG